The Burkholderia cepacia genomic interval GGCTGGGGCTGAACCCGGAGATGAACGCGCTGGCGACGCTGTTCATCACGGCCGTGACGATCGGCGTGATCGTCGTGAACCGGATGATGATCGCGCGCGAGCGGCGCCGCGTGGCCGACCTGCGGCTCGCGTTTTCCTGACCGCCCCGCTCACCGCTCATCCATCAAAACAATGACGCGGCCCCGTGCGTTCCGACTGATGCGCCGCACGGGCGCCGCGCTGCGCTCATCGCACTTTTGCCGACATACGACCGCTAGGAGAATCCGCAATGAAGAAGAAACTGATCTGCCTGCTGGTGGCCGGCGCGTTGCCGGGCATCGCGCTGGCCGACTCGACATCCGCCGAGATCAAGGCGCTGCAGGCGCAGGTCGCGGCACTGCAGAAACAGATGAAGGCGATGCAGGCGCAGCTCGCCGCGCAGCCGGGCGGCGGCGCGAGCGCGATCGCACAAGGCGGCGCGCCGGCCGGCGGCAGGCCGGTTGCGGTGGCCAAAGTGGCCGTCGATCCGGGCTCGCCGGACTACGGCAAGGCGCAGGCGACGCTGACCAACGACGAAGTCGGCGAAATGAAGCAGCAGATCGCGAACCAGCAGCTGAAGGTCGATTCGCTGACGGACGCGGCCAACACCGGCCCGCTGGCCGGCCTGTCGGTCACCGGCTACATCGACCCGACCTACATCTACAACCGCGCGGCCGGCACGTCGTCGTTCCTGTTCGCGAACCACGAGAACGCGTACAACTACTTCAACAGCACGTTCGGCGACCTCTACCTCGACATCAAGAAGACCTTCGGCGTCGGCCCGATGGCGCCGTCGGCGGAAATCACGCTGATGCCGAACCGCGGCAACGGCATCACGCTGCTGCAGAACTCGCGCGGCTCGATCACCGACAACCTGCTGAACACGGCGGTCATCAACGTGCCGATCACCGCCGAGACGACGCTCGTCGCCGGCTTGATCCCGAGCTTCGGCGGCTACGAGGTGCAGCAGTCGAACCAGATGCTCACGCTCACGCACAACCTGCTGTACGACTTCTCGGATCCGGGCAGCTACGTCGGTATCGGCGCGAACTACACGAAGGGCAACTGGGCGTGGAAGTTCTTCGTCGGCAACGAGCAGTACCGCACGTACGGCTCGGTCACGCAGACCGGCACCAACGCGCTCGGCGACCCGATCACGACCAGCAACAAGGTGCCGACCTTCACCGCGCGCGCGGACTACACGTGGTCGAGCGCGCTCGACATCGGCGGGTCGTTCAACATCGGGCGGCAGACGCTCGCAAGCGCGCTCGACTCGAACGGCGTGGTCCACTACGGCCCCGGCGGCAATGCGCCGAGCGCGTACGGCTCGTTCTTCTTCGGCGAACTCGACGCGACCTACACGCTCGCCGATGTGCAGTACAACGCCGAAGTCGACTACGGCCGTCAGCAGCATGCGGCGTTCAACGGCGGGCTCGCGCAGTGGTACGGCCTGTCGCTGCTCGCGCACCGCAAGTTCAACGCGCCGGTGGTCGGCCGCATGGGCGTGACGCTGCGCTACGACCTGCTCGCGAACTGGAAGAACGGCGGCGGCGGTGGCGGCATCGCGCTGAACGGCAACGGGATGGATCCGAACAACGGCTTCGGCGTCGACGCGGACTGCCTCGCGCTGTCGAAGGCCGGCGGCGGCCTCGGCTTCGAGTGCAAGGGCGCGGTACGCCAGGACGTCGCGCTCGACCTGCTGTTCTATCCGACCCAGCAGATCACCGTGAAGGTCGAATACCGGCACGACTGGGCGAACAACAAGGTGTTCCTGCGCCACGACGGGTCGTACGGCAAGTCCAACGACCTGCTCGCCACGCAGTTCATCTATTCGTTCTGATGCCCGCCGCGCGGGGCGCCGCGCAGCGCGCGCGGCGTCCCGCGCGATGCATCGGGCAGGATTCCGGCGCCTCGCGCTCCGCATGGAGGAAATCGGTTTCATGAGCCAGTCTTTCACCCGCCGCGCCGATGCGCTCGCGCGCGACTCGTACTACGAAGCGAGCGCAGCGCGCCCCGATGGCGACGACCCGGTGCTCGAAGGCACGATCGACGTCGACGTCTGCGTGATCGGCGCCGGTTTCGCCGGCCTGTCGACGGCGCTCGACTGCCGCGCGCGCGGGCTGTCGGTCGCGGTGATCGACGCGCACCGGCCCGGCTGGGGCGCGTCGGGCCGCAACGGCGGGCAGGCGATCACCGGCTTCGCGAAGGACGAGGAAATCGAGCGGCAGCTCGGCGCCGACGGCGCGCGCGCCGCGTGGTCGCTGTCGCTCGACGGCGTCGCGCTGATCGCCGAGCGGATCGCGCGTTACGGGATCGACTGCGACTTCACGCGCGGCTACCTGACGGTCGCGACGAAGCCGCGCCGCATCGACGACCTGCGCGCATGGATGGATGCCGCGACGTCGCGCTGGGGCCATCCGTCGCTGTCGTGGCTCGACACCGGCGCGATCCGCGCGCGCATCGCGTCGACACGCTATCTCGCGGGGGTCTACGATCCGCTGTCGGGCCACCTGCATCCGCTCAAGTATTGCCTCGGCCTCGCCGATGCCGCGCGCCGCGAAGGCGTCGCGCTGTACGCGCACACGCCCGCGCTCGACGTCGTGCGCGGGGCGCGGCCCGTCGTGCGCACGCCGTCGGGCGACGTGCGCTGCGGTTTCGTCGTGTCGTGCTGCAACGCGGGCCCCGGCGGCATCCTGCCGGCTGCGACGGCCGCCCGCATCGCGCCGGTCGCGTCGTACATCATCGCGACCGAGCCGCTCGGCCAGGCGCGCGCCGACGCGCTGATCGCGCAGCGCGAAGCCGTGTGCGACAACAACTTCTTCCTCGACTATTTCCGGCTGTCGGCCGACCACCGGATGCTGTTCGGCGGTCGCGCGAATTCGGCCGGCGCATCACCCGCCTCGCTCGCCGAAACGATCCGGCGGCGCATGGCCGGCGTGTTCCCGCAGCTCGGCGACGTACGCGTCGACCACGCGTGGGGCGGCTTCGTCGACGTCACGCGCAACCGCGCGCCGGATTTCGGCGCGCTCGATCCGAACTTCTTCTACGTCCAGGGCTTCAGCGGGCACGGCGTCGCGCTCACCGGCATCGCCGGACGCGCGATCGCCGGCGCGATCGCGGGCGACACGCGCGCGTTCGACCTGTTCGCGCGCCTGCGCCACCGGCGTTTCCCCGGCGGCGACGCGTGGCGGCAACCCGCGCTCGAGCTCGGGATGCTGTACCACCGCGTCCGCGAGCTGTTCTAAGCCATTCATCCGTTCTCCTGACCATGCAGAATTTCGCGAACCAACCGCATGCCGCGTCGTACTACGCGGCCACCGTCAACGATGCGACGCATCATCCGCCGCTCGCCGGCACGACCGATGCCGACGTGTGCGTGATCGGCGCGGGCCTCACGGGCCTGTCCGCCGCGCTCAACCTCGCCGAGCGCGGCCATTCGGTGACCGTGCTCGAAGCGTCGCGGGTCGGATGGGCGGCGAGCGGCCGCAACGGCGGCCAGCTGATCGGCGGGTTCGCGTGCGATATCGATACGTTTGCGCAGTTCATGCCGGAAGGCGACGTGAAGCGCATCTGGGACATGGGGCTCGAAACGCTGTCGCTCGTGAAATCGCGCATCGCGCAGCACGACATCGACTGCGCGCTGGTGCCCGGCTACCTGACCGCCGCGAACACCGCGCGCGACGCCGACGCACTGAAACGCTGGCGCGACGAAGCCGCGAAGCGCTTCGGCTACGACCGCTTCCACTTCGTCGAAGCCGACGAACTCGGCGACTACGTGCAGTCGGCCCGCTACTGCGGCGGCCTGTACGACCCGGACAGCGGCCACCTGCATCCGCTGAACTACACGCTCGGCCTCGCGCGCGCAGCCACCGGCGCGGGCGTGCGCATCCACGAGGACAGCTGCGTGACGCGCGTGCGCGACGTCGCGGGCGGCCATGTCGTCGAGACGAGCGGCGGCAACGTGCGCGCGCGCTTCGTCGTGCTCGCGTGCAACACCTTCGTCGGCACGCTCGCGCCCGCGCTGTCGAAGAAGATCATGCCGGTCGGCACCTACGTGATCGCGACCGAGCCGCTCGGCGAAGCACGCGCCGCCGCGCTGATGCCCGCGCGCGCGGCGATCTGCGACAGCCGCTTCGTGCTCGACTATTTCCGGCCGGCGCCCGACACGCGGCTCGTGTGGGGCGGCAAGGTCAGCTATTCGACGCGGGAGCCGCGCGATCTCGCCGCGGCGATGCGCGCGGACATGCTGAAGACGTTCCCGCAGCTCGCGGACGTGAAGGTCGACTACGCGTGGGGCGGCTTCGTCGACATCACGATGAACCGCGCGCCGCACTTCGGCCGCATCGCGCCGACGACGTATTTCGCGCAGGGGTTCTCGGGGCACGGCGTGAACACGACCGCGCTCGCGGGCAAGCTGATCGCCGAGGCGATCGACGGACAGGCGAGCCGCTTCGACCTGTTCGACAAGATCCGCCATCGCGACTTCCCCGGCGGCGAGGCATTGCGCACGCCGGCGCTCGTGCTCGCGATGAGCTGGTACCGGCTGCTCGACGCGTTCGGCGTGCATTGAAACGCCACGGCGCGCATGGCGCGCGCCGTGGCTTTCGCGTAGGGCAGCCTGTCAGTCGGTGCCGTACTTGCGCGAACGCGGGCCGTACAGCAGGCCGGTCGGCGGGCCGGCCGACAACAGGCGATTGCTGGTCAGCCCGGCCACATCGTGCGCTTCGTCGGTCAGCGAATGCGCGACCTGCTTGACGGCCGCCTGCACCAGCATCCCGACGATCCCGAACCCGCCGACGTTCACGTTGTTGCCGAGTTCCTTGCCGCTCGCGCTGCCTTTCCCCTGCCACAGCACGTCGCCGCTCTTCAGGTCGACGAGCTTCGCCGACGCCGCGACCACCGTCGTGCTGTCCACCACCTGGTAGACGGAGCCGTATTGCGTGATCTTCGAATAGAGCGCGGCATCCGCGCCGAAGATCTCGCGCAGCTTTGCCGGCGACGTGTTCTGGATCTCGGCCGCGTTCGCGAGGCCGTTCTGCTTGAAGGTCTCGTCCATCACCGCGACCGGCACCACGTAGTAGCCCGACTCGGCGAGCGGCTGCGTCATCTGCGACAGCACCCCGTAGGTCGCGCCGACATCGGTGGTCTCGTTGACCGGCGGCAGCACGAGGATCGAGCGCGGCTGGCTCTTCTTGAAGGCCGTGTAGTCGGGACGCTTGACGGGTTGCGCGCATGCGCTCAGCAGCGCGACGAGCGACAGCACGGACAGCAGCTTGAATGAAAGTGTCTTGATCATGGCAGGTGCGTCACTGTTTGGCGGTGTTCTGATCGGCCGGCTTCTGCTCGGCCGTTTTCTGCTCGGCCGGCTTCTTCGCCGCCGGCTTGTGCTTCATCAGGAAGTCCATGAACGGCGACGATTCCGGAAACAGCTGCTTCTCCGCCTGCAGTTCCTGTTCGGCCTGCTGTTCGCTGCCGACGCTCGCGTAGAGCATCCCGAGATGCGCATGGAAGCCGGGCGGCGGCTTGTTACCCTTCGCGCGAATCTCCTGCAGCGCCTTCTCGAGCGCGTCGATCTGCTGTTGCGGCGAGCTTTGCCCCTTGAAGTATTCGTACACCTGCGGCTGATAGCCGTTCCACTGATAGAGCGGCGGCGTGGTCGGTGCCGCGCAGCCCGCGAGCAGCATGGCGGCTGCCGTCGCCGGCAGCCAGATTCCCCGTTTCATGGTCGTTTCTCTTCTGGTTGATGTGGTGAATCGGTGAAGCCGTGATGCTTACTTCGCCGGCTTCAGCGTGCCGGCGTCGACCTGGTCGACGAGATGGTTCACGGCCTCCTGGATCGCGAGATCCAGCACCTTGCCGTTGAGCGTCGAGTCATAACCGGCGGTGCCGCCGAAGCCGATCACCTCGCGGTTCGACAGGCTGAACTCGCCCGCGCCCTGGCTCGATGCGACGACTTCCGACGTCGTCGTGTCGACGATGTTCAGGTTGACCTTCGCGTATGCGACCTGCGTCTTGCCGCGGCCGAGGATGCCGAACAGCTGGTGATCGCCGACGTCCTTGCGGCCGAACTCGGTCACGTCGCCGGTCACGACGTAGTTCGCGCCCTTCACGGCCTGCGCCTTCTTCATGAAGCCGGCTTCCTGCTTGATCTCGTCGAGATTCTCGCGATCGAGCACGTTGAAGCGGCGGCTCTGCTGCAGGCGCGTGACGAGGATCGTCTTCGCCTGCCCGCCGAGGCGGTCGATGCCGTCCGAGAATATGCCGCGCATGTAGCTCGAGCGGTTGTCGAACTTGCCGACCGCGATCGCGACGGGCTTGCCCGCATACGGTTTCTGCGCGCTGCTCACGGCCGGCACGTCGAGCGTGCGCGACGATTCGGTCGCGCAGCCGGACAGCGCCGCAACGAGCGCCGCCGCCACGAGGACGGTGCGTCGACTCTGAATGTTCACTGTTGGTCTCCTTGTGTGGAAAGATGGCCCGGAACGGGCACGCCGGCTCGCGAACGAGCCGGACTTCAACGCGGCGGCGACGCACACGCGCGCACGCGCGCGCCGATGCGTCGCTCGACGCGACGGGCGTCACGCAACGCGGCAGGCGTCGCCTTGGGCGCTATGCGGGAAATGAATGCGGATGCGCGCGTGACGGACGCGTCACGGCGAATGGCGGGCAGGCGGCGCAATCGTCACGATTCGCGCGCGGCGTGGTTACCCCGTTGTTCTGAATGCTGCGCTGTTGATCGCGCATGATCGGCCCCGTATTTGGTTTTTTGGCGGATGGTACCAAACGCGTTGTCGAATACGCTCCATCGTGAATCGAAAGCCGTCGTTCGGAACCTTGCTGTTCGTTATATCGGCAGTCGGGTCGCATTCTGTAGGGGCCGTGCGGTCGCGGCGCGCACGGATCGAGCACCGGCGCGCATCCGACTGCACGCGCCGGCACGCATCATCGGTCAGTCCGCCGCCTTCTGCCGCATCGTCACGAACTCCTCGGCCGCGGTCGGGTGAATGCCGATCGTGTCGTCGAACTGCGCCTTCGTCGCGCCCGCGCGGATCGCGATCGCAATGCCCTGGATGATCTCGCCCGCATCGCGGCCGACCATGTGCGCGCCGACCACGCGCTGGCTGTCGCGCGCGACCACGAGCTTCATCAGCGTGCGCTCGTCGCGGCCCGACAGCGTGTGGCGCAGTGCCTTGAACGACGTGCGGTAGATGTCGAGCGCGCCGTGCACGTCCCGCGCGCGCGCCTCGGTGAGACCGACCGTCGCGACCTCGGGCTGGCTGAACACAGCCGACGGCACCCATTCGTGATCGGTCGCGACACGCGCCCCGCCGAACAGCGTGCGGGCAAG includes:
- a CDS encoding DUF3138 family protein, which produces MKKKLICLLVAGALPGIALADSTSAEIKALQAQVAALQKQMKAMQAQLAAQPGGGASAIAQGGAPAGGRPVAVAKVAVDPGSPDYGKAQATLTNDEVGEMKQQIANQQLKVDSLTDAANTGPLAGLSVTGYIDPTYIYNRAAGTSSFLFANHENAYNYFNSTFGDLYLDIKKTFGVGPMAPSAEITLMPNRGNGITLLQNSRGSITDNLLNTAVINVPITAETTLVAGLIPSFGGYEVQQSNQMLTLTHNLLYDFSDPGSYVGIGANYTKGNWAWKFFVGNEQYRTYGSVTQTGTNALGDPITTSNKVPTFTARADYTWSSALDIGGSFNIGRQTLASALDSNGVVHYGPGGNAPSAYGSFFFGELDATYTLADVQYNAEVDYGRQQHAAFNGGLAQWYGLSLLAHRKFNAPVVGRMGVTLRYDLLANWKNGGGGGGIALNGNGMDPNNGFGVDADCLALSKAGGGLGFECKGAVRQDVALDLLFYPTQQITVKVEYRHDWANNKVFLRHDGSYGKSNDLLATQFIYSF
- a CDS encoding NAD(P)/FAD-dependent oxidoreductase, translating into MSQSFTRRADALARDSYYEASAARPDGDDPVLEGTIDVDVCVIGAGFAGLSTALDCRARGLSVAVIDAHRPGWGASGRNGGQAITGFAKDEEIERQLGADGARAAWSLSLDGVALIAERIARYGIDCDFTRGYLTVATKPRRIDDLRAWMDAATSRWGHPSLSWLDTGAIRARIASTRYLAGVYDPLSGHLHPLKYCLGLADAARREGVALYAHTPALDVVRGARPVVRTPSGDVRCGFVVSCCNAGPGGILPAATAARIAPVASYIIATEPLGQARADALIAQREAVCDNNFFLDYFRLSADHRMLFGGRANSAGASPASLAETIRRRMAGVFPQLGDVRVDHAWGGFVDVTRNRAPDFGALDPNFFYVQGFSGHGVALTGIAGRAIAGAIAGDTRAFDLFARLRHRRFPGGDAWRQPALELGMLYHRVRELF
- a CDS encoding NAD(P)/FAD-dependent oxidoreductase, with the protein product MQNFANQPHAASYYAATVNDATHHPPLAGTTDADVCVIGAGLTGLSAALNLAERGHSVTVLEASRVGWAASGRNGGQLIGGFACDIDTFAQFMPEGDVKRIWDMGLETLSLVKSRIAQHDIDCALVPGYLTAANTARDADALKRWRDEAAKRFGYDRFHFVEADELGDYVQSARYCGGLYDPDSGHLHPLNYTLGLARAATGAGVRIHEDSCVTRVRDVAGGHVVETSGGNVRARFVVLACNTFVGTLAPALSKKIMPVGTYVIATEPLGEARAAALMPARAAICDSRFVLDYFRPAPDTRLVWGGKVSYSTREPRDLAAAMRADMLKTFPQLADVKVDYAWGGFVDITMNRAPHFGRIAPTTYFAQGFSGHGVNTTALAGKLIAEAIDGQASRFDLFDKIRHRDFPGGEALRTPALVLAMSWYRLLDAFGVH
- a CDS encoding DUF799 domain-containing protein: MIKTLSFKLLSVLSLVALLSACAQPVKRPDYTAFKKSQPRSILVLPPVNETTDVGATYGVLSQMTQPLAESGYYVVPVAVMDETFKQNGLANAAEIQNTSPAKLREIFGADAALYSKITQYGSVYQVVDSTTVVAASAKLVDLKSGDVLWQGKGSASGKELGNNVNVGGFGIVGMLVQAAVKQVAHSLTDEAHDVAGLTSNRLLSAGPPTGLLYGPRSRKYGTD
- a CDS encoding DUF4810 domain-containing protein is translated as MKRGIWLPATAAAMLLAGCAAPTTPPLYQWNGYQPQVYEYFKGQSSPQQQIDALEKALQEIRAKGNKPPPGFHAHLGMLYASVGSEQQAEQELQAEKQLFPESSPFMDFLMKHKPAAKKPAEQKTAEQKPADQNTAKQ
- a CDS encoding CsgG/HfaB family protein; translation: MNIQSRRTVLVAAALVAALSGCATESSRTLDVPAVSSAQKPYAGKPVAIAVGKFDNRSSYMRGIFSDGIDRLGGQAKTILVTRLQQSRRFNVLDRENLDEIKQEAGFMKKAQAVKGANYVVTGDVTEFGRKDVGDHQLFGILGRGKTQVAYAKVNLNIVDTTTSEVVASSQGAGEFSLSNREVIGFGGTAGYDSTLNGKVLDLAIQEAVNHLVDQVDAGTLKPAK